In Leptospira licerasiae serovar Varillal str. VAR 010, the sequence TGAGTACGACTCGGACCCAAACCGTTTTCGGAGAAGGGAATCCGAATGCAGAAGTAATGTTCATTGGAGAAGGGCCGGGCAAACAAGAGGATCTGACAGGTAGGCCCTTCGTAGGAAAGGCAGGAGAATTACTAACTAGAATTATAGAAAGAGGGATGGGTGTTCCGAGAGATAGCGTTTACATTGCGAATATTACCAAGTGTAGACCTACTGTGGATCTAAAATTCGAAAAAGACAGACCTCCCGAAGAAGACGAGGTAATCGCATGTTCTCCTTTTTTACTCAGACAAATTTCTATTATACAACCTAAAGTGATTATTACTTTGGGAAATCCTTCCACAAGATTTATTCTGAGAACAAAAGAAGGGATCACCAAACTGCGGGGAAATTGGGGAGATTTCCATGGAATTCCCGTTATGCCGACCTATCATCCTAGCTACGTAATTCGTAACGGCGGAGAGAACAGCCCTTTAAAAAGAGACGTCTGGGAAGATATAAAAAAAGTCTTGGACCGACTGGATTGGAAACGTCCGGGATAGTATAGATAGATCCGATCCCGAAGTAAAAAGGGATCTGCAGTAAATTTGTTTCTTGCAGATGGGAAAACTAGGATCTAATCTGACCCTCTATTTACGATCGGTGTATCCGGCTGATCTTCGAATAGGGAACTCTTTCAGGAGAATCGAATGGAAAATTCAACGACTCGCGCCAAGTTTGACGGGGCCGGATGGGACCTATTTAAATTATATCTTTTTAATGCTTTAGCTACAATCAGTACTTTAGGCATTTATTCCTTTTGGGCAAGAGTTAGGGTCGAAAGATACTTAAGACAACACACTAGTTTTTTAGGACAAAGATTCGATTTCCATGCTACCGGTATGGAAAGGTTTTTAGGATTTTTAAAAGCGGCTCCGATCGCGATCATATTATTCTGCGCGATTAAATTCCCTTTACAATGGTGGGTTTTTTCCGCTGAGTTGGAACCTCTCTCAAACGTAATTCCGATCTTTCTTTTATTATATATCTTAGGACCTTTTATCTTTGTAGGAAGATTAAGATACCATTTAAGTAGGACATCCTACAATAATATCAGATTCCATTTTGCCGGAAGAGTTCTAGAGCTAGTCAAAATTTTCTTGGTAGGACTTCCGCTAACGATCATCACATTAGGATTTTATTCTCCTTGGTTCACGATCCGTCTGAAAAGATTCCAAATTGAGAATACATATTACGGGAATGCAGGATTCAAATTTGACGGAACTGGGGGAGCCTTGTTCTGGATCCATATGAAAGGTTTCCTACTTCTTATACCTACATTAGGTTTTTATGCTTCTTGGTGGCAGGCGAATGTTTATAACTATTTTTGGAATCAAACCACCGTTAACGGGATCAGATTTAAGTCCAATTTAAAGGGAGAAGATATATTGGTTTATACCATTCTCTCCTATATGGCGATCTTGTTCTCTCTCGGTTTGGCATTTCCTTGGATCGCGGTAATTTGGTATAAATTATTCTACGAAGCGATTTCTATGGAGGTGGAACCGGATTTGAGCCAGATCCAGCCTGAGTTTGACAAAGGAGCCTCCGCATTGGCAGAAGGATTCGAAAGCTCGTTAGAAGCTCTTGCGGACATATTCGATTAATTTCAGTCCAATAAAATACGCATGGAAGATAAACTATACGATGGAAAAACCGCTATTCCTTTTGAAGGGAATCTGGTCGCAGAGAAAGACAGATTGGTCTTTCTTTCGGACCAGAAGTCCTTTAGTTTTCAATATTCTGATATTTTAAACCTAGATCCGGTAGGCCGAGAATTCAGAATAGAGATCCGGAATCCGGAGAATCCTAAGTATAGTTTTGTCGTGGTATTCTATTCAAAGGAAAGTTATGGTTCTATCCAAGCAGGAAGAAGGTCCCAAAATAAATTTCCCCTTTTGAACGTATGGCAGAATGCACACTTTGCTCTTAAGCTTGGAGCATTGGTACTGACCGCATTTTTAGCTTTTTCAGTCTATAACGCTGGACTATCCTACGCTTACTTCTTTGTTCCTACTAGTTACGACAAAAAACAATCGGAGGTAATGTCAGGATGGGTCCGGGATTATTTTTCCGAATGTTCTTCTCCGGCTTTAAAATCCACCATGAAGAAGATCAGCAAAAAGCTGAAGGATCCGGAAGATCCTTTCGATTACGATATTATCGTGATTGATGACGAGGTTTTTAATGCCTTTGCTATGCCCGGCGGGACCATTGTAGTTTTCACGGAATTATTAAAAAAGACCGAAACTCCGGAAGAACTTGCGGGAGTATTGGCTCATGAGATGGCCCATATACATAAAAGACACGGGGTTCGCAGACAAATACGTTCCGCTGGAAATGTTGTTTTATTATCTTTAGGAATAGGTTCCGGTTTTGAAGGAGTGGACATGTTGGAAAACATGGATTCTCTTTACGAGGTATTGAGCGTTACAATCTACGATCAAAAATTCTCCAGAGAGTATGAATCCGAAGCGGATGAGATCGCTTTGGAAAAATTAAAAAAATCGAATCTAACCGGAGAAGGTTTCCTAAACTTTTTTAAAAGGATCCAAGAAGAATACGAGGTTCCTCAAGTAGGAGAGGGCGAAGACGCTGCAAGTGAAAACGAAGTCAAGATCCCCGATTTCTTAAGTTCTCATCCTGCCACAGAGGACAGGATCGAATATGTGAAGAATATCATCTCTCATCCGGAATATCCTAAAGGAAAATTAGGGATTTCTAGCAAAGAATGGAATCGTGTTAGGGAACTTTGTTCTCCGGTTAAACCTAGAAAAGAATTCAAGAATCCTTTGGGTCTGTAAACACGGAGCCGCTCCGTTACTCTCCTTTCTTCTTAGCTAGCCAGTCTGCGATTTTCTGATAAATATCCGAAGGAGCGGACTCGTGCGCGAACAGTGAAAGGTGATCGTAATCTATCTTTCCACCATTGTCTCGCCCTGCTTCAAAGAATTGAGTGAATCCTCTTTTTCTACGATATACTGGGTGTATGGATTCGGAAGTTGCGATATTGTCTAACTTGCCTGCAACGAATAATGTCGGAAAATCCATTAACTCGAAGTCCGCCCAAACTTTTGGATTCTCTTCCAATGAAGGAAGATAGTTCCATAATGTTTGGTAAAGGTATAAGGTGGTCGGATTGTCTTCGTCCAATGAAATAAATTTAGAACAGAAACTATCCTTGTTCTTACAAGAATTGGAAAGGTCGGTCCCGAATCGTTTTTCTTTTTTCATATCGTCTATGAAACTATCGTTGTATTTATAATCCATTCCTGTTCCTAAAAAGAAAACCTTAGAGATCGCAGGATCTTTTTTGGATCGGATATAATGAAGAATTGCCTGTCCTCCGACTGAGACTCCGCCTAAAATATAATCTTTACGATTGCTTAAGCCTTGTACCTGAGAGACTGCCTGAGGGATCAGTTTTTCTCCCACTTCTTTCAGATCTAATCCAGGATATACTTCGAAATGTAAAAGGAAAACGGAGAACCCATTTCCGCTTAACACTCCGATCAGTCCATTATAGTCTCCCAGATATAAAGACTTTTTATTCACGAGGATTGGATCCAAAAGTAGAACAGGTGGATAATCGGAGCTGTGCTTTAAAAAGTTTGTGAGATATACGTTAGACGCAATGTTTGCGGTCTGATTTTTAAAAGTTTCTTCCGTGATCACTGCATATCTAGTGCAGTTTAAAAACGGTAGAATGGAAAATAAGAAGAATATGATTTTATTTTTGAATTTCATTTTATGATCCGGAATTAATTTCTTTTGTTTAACCAGTTTATGATCGTCGGAAACACTTCATCATCCGCTTTCTTACCTACTACTAAGTCGGTATGACCGTAGTCTTCGGAAAAACCTTTTCCTTTAGATAATACGAATAATGTTTTATCCGTAGAACCTAACTGGTCGTATACGTACCTGAGAGAATATGCAAATCCAAGTTTGTCCCTTCTGCCAGCGACCAATAGTACTGGGATCTTAATATTACCGAAAGCTTGCGAATAGATGAGCTTGCCGTCCTCGGAACGAAATTGACCCGTTTCCACGATCTTGTCCATCTGTCTTGCTTCTCGTTTTGAAACCGTTGCAATGGAATCAGTAAAGATCCCGGAAACGATTTTAGGATCTATATTGGGTGCGTGCCAAAAAACTTCTTCGAAACTTCTTTTAGGAAAGATCGGAAGTCCTGTTCCTCCTCTGATCCCGGACCAGGTTTCCGTAGGAACTGCGGGCCAAAGATTCATAGCCCATGTAAAGCTAGACCATAATTTTAAAGCGTCTGATGGAGGATCCATGATCGCAGGAGAACCGATTGCTACGAAGTTTGCTACTCTGTTCTCTCCTAAGCTTCCAAGCCTTGCGTATTGGAGCATTCCTCCCATACTATGTCCGATCCAGTTCACTTTTTCTTTGCCGGTGTTTTTTAGAACATATTGGATTGCGGCGTCCGCATCTTGTTTTATATAGTCATCGATAGAATAATCAAAAGTTTTATCTCCCCAGAATAAAGAAGGGGATCCTGCTTCTTGTTTTCCTCTCAACTCCAAAAGCCAAACATCATAACCTTCTTTTTGAAGATGTGCCACTATGGACGACTTTTCGTTTATCTTAAGATAGATACGATTCGCTATGAATCCGTGACAAAGTATCACAGGATATTTTTTATTAGCGCTTCCTTGCAAAGGAGGAAAATGTTCTAGGGTCAGGTCCCAACCGTCGGAGGTTTTAGGGTGAAGGATCTCTCCTTTTAACGCGATATTCGCGGAACAAGAAACGATTAGCGGTACGCATACGAAGAATGCGAAAAGAAAACGAAGCATACCCGCGATCCTCCTCTTTGCCGAAATGGAATCAAGGAAAATTCAAAATCAAATTTGAAGTAAAGAACGATGTTCGTATTAATCGAAGCGGAATAGATTTAGAAAGGAGTTCACCGACTTCTTAACAGTTGGAAAGAATCGGATCTTATGAAGTAGCGGATTCCACCAACCTGTGGTAATACAAAAATAAGTGTCGTATGGAGCCGTATGATGTATTTTATGATGCTCAGGAGAAAGTATCCAACGCTTTTTTTGCATATATTTAATCAGCTTATTCGGCTCGTCTTGATGGGCCCATTTATGGATCTGGTTGGTGAAGAAGATCCCGATCAGAACAAGTATCCAAAATGTTCTGCCCCAAGGAAAGTTCCCGCTCTCCAAAGGTGCAAAAAAACAATACAAAAGAATAGGAAAAGAGACTAGGCAATTATTTCCGTTAGTTTCCACAAAATCGTGTCGAGTAATCCCTTTGGGGTCTACGTGGTGATCTCTAAAGGGAAAAATAAAAGCAGGCCCGATATAAGGTGTGAATTCGTTTCCGAAACTATCTCCCAAAAAATGAACAAAGCCGGAAAGAAAGTCCGCAGTAATATAAGCTAAGAATAAGAGAACTACAAGTTTGGACAAAAAGATCCAAGGCGCATCGTGTAGAATCGACTGAGACAACTTTCCGAACTCATACAGACATAGTCCGGAAAAAACTAAGAATAAAATGATACTTAGAACTTCCACAAGTCTGTGGATCTTAAAAGGAGAAGGAAATAAAATTTTTAGGAAGTTCATAGTTCTCAATTACACATTGCCAGCCGATTTGCAAAAGTTTTTTTTAAATCCCGCTTTTCAATCTCGCATAAGAAATTCTAATTTGAAAGTTCACAGCATTAAGTATGATTTTACGACGTCTTAAACGAGCTATTTATCCTCCGCTATCCGCCGATCCTGAAAAAGACGTTTCGATCAAACTTCTTTACGGTCTGATGTATGTCACCTTTGCAGTTGCCGTATTATATAGGATCATTCATCCGCTCATTTCGGAAAAACCTAAAAATGTCTATTACTCCTTCTATCTCATTCCGACTGCAGTGATCCTGTGCCACCTTCTTGCTAAATCGGGAAGGGTAAAATTAGGCGCAAATATCATGATCTTCTTACAATGGTTGGCCCTTTGTATAGTGTCTATGAGAGAAGGCGGAGTATACGCCACATCGTTTTCTCAGTTCATGATCATAATAGTTCTCTCTTCTTTGATCTTGGGACAAAGTGGGGCATTATTCTACGCACTTCTTTCTTTTTTCACAGGGCTCTTGAGTATTTACTTAAAATCCAAGGGAATGATACCGGCTCCGAATTATCCTTCGGGCGAATGGTCCGTATTCATCGGAAATTCAGTGGGATTCTTTATGTCCTGGGTCCTAATGAAATTCGGTTTATCAGGATTATCTAAAATAAGGGAGGAATTATCCAGGGCACAGATCGATGCTAAGTTAGGAGGGATCACTCTTAATTTGGAGACTAAGGAAGTAACCTTGTCTAAAGAATACCGCATCATGTTGGGAGATAAAACTGCCAAAGAATCTATGACGATGCTTATGGACCAATTTTTGGAAAAATATATAGAAGGAGAAGATAAACAAAGAATACCGGCTATCCTAATGGAAGGAGCAAAAAATTTCAGCGACCCTTCTTATTCCACCGAATTTATTTTTAGAGCCAAGGGAGATGATGGAAAAACCAGATATATTTTAGCCAAAGGAAAATATAAAGATTCCATAATGGGTTATGGAACCGGTCAAGATATTACCGAAAAACATATAGCAGGCGAGGAAATTAAAGCTAGTCAGGAATTATTCTCCAAAGTATTCAAATTAAGTCCATACGCCACTTCAATCTCCAATTTCGACGATGGAAAATATGTGGATATCAACGACGGTTTTACCGAATTGTTAGGCTTCACAAGAGAAGATGCGATCGGCCGTACTAGCATCGAGTTGGGTATATGGTTGAGTTCTTCCGAAAGAGATTATTTTAAGGAAAAGATCAAGAGGGACGGATTTTTATATAATGAAGAAGTTACGTTCAGAGCCAAGGATGGACGTCTGATCCAAGTAGAATTCTCTACTAGATTCACTGTGATCGACGGAGAAACCCGTATGATCAATATGGTAAAAGACGTTTCTTCTAAAAAAGAAGCGGAAGAATTGAGGATCTTGAATAACGAGATCTCCGCTCAGAATGAATTGATCGCAAAACAAAAAGCGGAATTGGAATCCACACTGGAGTATCTTCAAAAGACCCAAAACCAACTCATACTTTCCGAAAAGATGGCCTCCTTAGGACAACTAGTTGCAGGGATAGCGCACGAGATCAATAATCCGATCGGTGTGATCCGAGCCGCGAATGAATCCGTCAAAAACCATTTTGATCGAGTCTTAGATAGAATGCAGGAAGCAGCTTCCGTTTTGGAAAATCTTGGCAATGAAGCAAAGATCGAATTCCAAACCTTATTAAATAAGGGAAGAGCCTACCAAGAAATTATCCCTCCAAAGGAAGTAAGAGCTAAAACGAAAATTTTAGAATCTAGATTGAAAGAGCTTGGAATTTCAGAAGCTAGAAATCTCGCAGAAGGATTAATAGAAGCTGGATTAGAAGCGGCTTTGGAAGATTTTCCAAAACTATTTATCGGTGAAAAAACCCAACAAGTTATCCAATACGCTTTGGACGAGATCCAAGCGAGCAGAAGTTCCAAATTAGTGGATATGTCTGTAGATAGGACTTCTAAGATCGTATACGCGCTTAAAAACTTTTCCCACTTCAGTAATGGTGGGCCGAAAGCTCCGGTGGATATCAGGGAAAGTATCGATACTGTACTCACCATTTATCAAAACCAATTGAAGTCAGGAATCGAGATCATAAAAGAATATGACGCGGAAATTCCAGTCGTCCAAGGATATTCGGACGATCTGTTGCATGTATGGACCAACTTGATCTACAATGCGGCACAGGCGATGGCCTTCAAAGGAATTCTAAAAATTAATGTAGGCAACAGAGAAAGAGATAAGATCTGCATTGAAATTTCGGATAGCGGGCCTGGGATTCCAGAGACGATCCAAGAAAGAATTTTCGAACCGTTCTTTACCACAAAGGCTCCTGGAGAAGGCTCAGGATTGGGATTGGACATAGTGAAACGTATCGTGGAAAACCACGGTGGATCTATCGGGTTCGAAACTTCTCCTAAAGGAACTGCATTCTTAGTGGTCCTGCCTCAGTGAGTTTTCTTTTTCAGGAATTTTTCTATCTTAGGACGGATCACATAATGACAGTAAGGCTGTGCAGGATTTAATCTAAAATAATTTTGGTGATAGTTTTCTGCGGGAAAAAATTTCTCTAAGGCTACGATCTCTGTCACGATCGGAGCAGCAAATTTAGGACCTGCTTCCGATCTGGAAGCTTCTGCAATTTCCTTTTGAGTTAGGTTTTCGTATAAGATAATACTTCTATACTGAGGCCCTTCGTCGTTTCCTTGTTTGTTCCTTGTAGTAGGATCGTGTGCTTCCCAAAAAATTTCTAAAATGTTTTTGTAAGATATCTTACTAGGATCGAATCCTAATCTGATCACTTCTGCATGACCTGTTAGCCCAGTGCAGATCGATTTATAATTTGGCGCAGGATCATGGCCCCCCGCATAGCCGGATACAATGGACTCTACTCCATCCACCAATTGATAGATCGCTTCGACGCACCAAAAACAGCCTCCACCTAAAACTGCATATTCCAGATCTTTTTGTTCCGACATTCTTATCCTCCTCTCTTATTAGATTTGATTCCGGTCGGAAAGTCCGATCACGGAAACATTTTTCCGAATTTCTATCGAAAAAACGTAAGCGCCAAGCTGGACCCAAGACAGGGGCGAGTATGAAGTTCAAATTAATATTAAACCCCAAACCCATCAAAAGTAAATCTTGGAAGGCAAAGTCTCCCCGAGAATCTATGCCGGTCTGCACTCTGATCCTACCGGAAAAATTGTATAAAAATTATCTGAAGAATTGGAACGGATCCAGGCCAGGAGCAACCTGCTTAAAGGATTTATTGGAACTTTACGGACCAGATCTGCAGTTCCAAGAAAAACTAAATCCGGATTCCGCGCTGATGATGTATCAAAAAAAGGAAGAAGGCAGGCAGAAGGATTGGAGTCGCTTAAATTTTAGGCCTGATCTGGAAGATTGGAATCATTTAGGGAACTATGCGAGAAAACACGGAGTTTCCAAGTGCTACTTGTTTACTTTTTTGTTAAATAGATATTTTTCCGATGCTCCTTCTCCGGAGGTTTCTAAAAAGAAGAAGGTAGCCTGACCGGAAATTTATTCTCTACTGCGGGTCGGATGGACTGTCTGTCCTGAACTTAATTTTGCGATCTCGTCTTCTACCGAAACCAATCTTTGGATTGTCGTATTAAGAAGGATCGAAAAAAATTTAGGATTTGTCTGTCCGATCCTATAGAACATTTCCTGATCCAAGATTCCTATTTTTGCTTTTTCAGTGATCACTCTTGCTGTCGCCGCTCTCGGCACATTATTGATCAACGCGATCTCTCCAAAAAAGGATCCAGGTTCCAAATTTCGGATCACCCTTTCTTCTCCATCATACGACTTTCTGATCTCCAGAGTGCCCGTAAATACAAAGTACATCATTCCGTTGGAAGGATCTTTTTCTTTAAAAACTTCTTCTCCGGCTAGATAGGTCTTAACGGATACGTTATTGATGAATTCTAGAATATTAATTCCCATCTTATGATTCCTTGTTTAGTGCCGCTTCCGCGGGAGTTTCTTCTTGGGTTGTTTCCGAGTTTGAAGCTTCAGGAGTTTCCGAAACGTTCTTTTCGTTCTGAGAGACGGAAGTTTCCATTGTTTTGGATTCTTCTTTTTTATGGATCTCCGTATAAAGAGCTTCCAGTTTCATCTCCGCTCGATTCAGTTTTTCGAAAGTGTTTTTGAGAAGTAAGAGTAGGAATTGCGGACTTGTTTTTTCCAGTTTTTCGAAAACTCCCTTGTTCAGAACGCCAACCTTTGCGGAAGGAGAAAGAACTTGGACCGACATTGCTCTAGCTCTTCCAGAAATCAAAGCAAGCTCCCCGAAAAATTCTCCGGGAAAAACTTCCTTTATGGATTTGTCGCCTATTTCCGGCCGGTTCTTGCTAACCTTTAAATGCCCTTGGAAAAGGAAATACATGTTTCCGTCGGAATCTTCGCCTTCTTTGAATATGAAGGAATCTTTGGGATAAACTTTTGTAAAAACGCTATGAACGAAGTCCAGAATGGTCGGCATTTTATGTAAGACGGGAAAAAACCTGCAGATCCAAACCGGATCCGAAATTTTTCAAAATTCGTTTTAAATGAGCCGTTCTAAAACGCTGTTCGACCGGATTTTAATCGAATCCGTCCAAACTAGCAAG encodes:
- a CDS encoding fatty acid desaturase CarF family protein, with amino-acid sequence MNFLKILFPSPFKIHRLVEVLSIILFLVFSGLCLYEFGKLSQSILHDAPWIFLSKLVVLLFLAYITADFLSGFVHFLGDSFGNEFTPYIGPAFIFPFRDHHVDPKGITRHDFVETNGNNCLVSFPILLYCFFAPLESGNFPWGRTFWILVLIGIFFTNQIHKWAHQDEPNKLIKYMQKKRWILSPEHHKIHHTAPYDTYFCITTGWWNPLLHKIRFFPTVKKSVNSFLNLFRFD
- a CDS encoding DUF1564 family protein; protein product: MKFKLILNPKPIKSKSWKAKSPRESMPVCTLILPEKLYKNYLKNWNGSRPGATCLKDLLELYGPDLQFQEKLNPDSALMMYQKKEEGRQKDWSRLNFRPDLEDWNHLGNYARKHGVSKCYLFTFLLNRYFSDAPSPEVSKKKKVA
- a CDS encoding Crp/Fnr family transcriptional regulator is translated as MPTILDFVHSVFTKVYPKDSFIFKEGEDSDGNMYFLFQGHLKVSKNRPEIGDKSIKEVFPGEFFGELALISGRARAMSVQVLSPSAKVGVLNKGVFEKLEKTSPQFLLLLLKNTFEKLNRAEMKLEALYTEIHKKEESKTMETSVSQNEKNVSETPEASNSETTQEETPAEAALNKES
- a CDS encoding M48 family metallopeptidase produces the protein MEDKLYDGKTAIPFEGNLVAEKDRLVFLSDQKSFSFQYSDILNLDPVGREFRIEIRNPENPKYSFVVVFYSKESYGSIQAGRRSQNKFPLLNVWQNAHFALKLGALVLTAFLAFSVYNAGLSYAYFFVPTSYDKKQSEVMSGWVRDYFSECSSPALKSTMKKISKKLKDPEDPFDYDIIVIDDEVFNAFAMPGGTIVVFTELLKKTETPEELAGVLAHEMAHIHKRHGVRRQIRSAGNVVLLSLGIGSGFEGVDMLENMDSLYEVLSVTIYDQKFSREYESEADEIALEKLKKSNLTGEGFLNFFKRIQEEYEVPQVGEGEDAASENEVKIPDFLSSHPATEDRIEYVKNIISHPEYPKGKLGISSKEWNRVRELCSPVKPRKEFKNPLGL
- a CDS encoding alpha/beta fold hydrolase, coding for MLRFLFAFFVCVPLIVSCSANIALKGEILHPKTSDGWDLTLEHFPPLQGSANKKYPVILCHGFIANRIYLKINEKSSIVAHLQKEGYDVWLLELRGKQEAGSPSLFWGDKTFDYSIDDYIKQDADAAIQYVLKNTGKEKVNWIGHSMGGMLQYARLGSLGENRVANFVAIGSPAIMDPPSDALKLWSSFTWAMNLWPAVPTETWSGIRGGTGLPIFPKRSFEEVFWHAPNIDPKIVSGIFTDSIATVSKREARQMDKIVETGQFRSEDGKLIYSQAFGNIKIPVLLVAGRRDKLGFAYSLRYVYDQLGSTDKTLFVLSKGKGFSEDYGHTDLVVGKKADDEVFPTIINWLNKRN
- a CDS encoding cyclic nucleotide-binding domain-containing protein produces the protein MGINILEFINNVSVKTYLAGEEVFKEKDPSNGMMYFVFTGTLEIRKSYDGEERVIRNLEPGSFFGEIALINNVPRAATARVITEKAKIGILDQEMFYRIGQTNPKFFSILLNTTIQRLVSVEDEIAKLSSGQTVHPTRSRE
- a CDS encoding YjgN family protein yields the protein MENSTTRAKFDGAGWDLFKLYLFNALATISTLGIYSFWARVRVERYLRQHTSFLGQRFDFHATGMERFLGFLKAAPIAIILFCAIKFPLQWWVFSAELEPLSNVIPIFLLLYILGPFIFVGRLRYHLSRTSYNNIRFHFAGRVLELVKIFLVGLPLTIITLGFYSPWFTIRLKRFQIENTYYGNAGFKFDGTGGALFWIHMKGFLLLIPTLGFYASWWQANVYNYFWNQTTVNGIRFKSNLKGEDILVYTILSYMAILFSLGLAFPWIAVIWYKLFYEAISMEVEPDLSQIQPEFDKGASALAEGFESSLEALADIFD
- the msrA gene encoding peptide-methionine (S)-S-oxide reductase MsrA; amino-acid sequence: MSEQKDLEYAVLGGGCFWCVEAIYQLVDGVESIVSGYAGGHDPAPNYKSICTGLTGHAEVIRLGFDPSKISYKNILEIFWEAHDPTTRNKQGNDEGPQYRSIILYENLTQKEIAEASRSEAGPKFAAPIVTEIVALEKFFPAENYHQNYFRLNPAQPYCHYVIRPKIEKFLKKKTH
- a CDS encoding uracil-DNA glycosylase, giving the protein MSETSKEQELAIIAREVAPCVRCKLSTTRTQTVFGEGNPNAEVMFIGEGPGKQEDLTGRPFVGKAGELLTRIIERGMGVPRDSVYIANITKCRPTVDLKFEKDRPPEEDEVIACSPFLLRQISIIQPKVIITLGNPSTRFILRTKEGITKLRGNWGDFHGIPVMPTYHPSYVIRNGGENSPLKRDVWEDIKKVLDRLDWKRPG
- a CDS encoding PAS domain-containing sensor histidine kinase, whose protein sequence is MILRRLKRAIYPPLSADPEKDVSIKLLYGLMYVTFAVAVLYRIIHPLISEKPKNVYYSFYLIPTAVILCHLLAKSGRVKLGANIMIFLQWLALCIVSMREGGVYATSFSQFMIIIVLSSLILGQSGALFYALLSFFTGLLSIYLKSKGMIPAPNYPSGEWSVFIGNSVGFFMSWVLMKFGLSGLSKIREELSRAQIDAKLGGITLNLETKEVTLSKEYRIMLGDKTAKESMTMLMDQFLEKYIEGEDKQRIPAILMEGAKNFSDPSYSTEFIFRAKGDDGKTRYILAKGKYKDSIMGYGTGQDITEKHIAGEEIKASQELFSKVFKLSPYATSISNFDDGKYVDINDGFTELLGFTREDAIGRTSIELGIWLSSSERDYFKEKIKRDGFLYNEEVTFRAKDGRLIQVEFSTRFTVIDGETRMINMVKDVSSKKEAEELRILNNEISAQNELIAKQKAELESTLEYLQKTQNQLILSEKMASLGQLVAGIAHEINNPIGVIRAANESVKNHFDRVLDRMQEAASVLENLGNEAKIEFQTLLNKGRAYQEIIPPKEVRAKTKILESRLKELGISEARNLAEGLIEAGLEAALEDFPKLFIGEKTQQVIQYALDEIQASRSSKLVDMSVDRTSKIVYALKNFSHFSNGGPKAPVDIRESIDTVLTIYQNQLKSGIEIIKEYDAEIPVVQGYSDDLLHVWTNLIYNAAQAMAFKGILKINVGNRERDKICIEISDSGPGIPETIQERIFEPFFTTKAPGEGSGLGLDIVKRIVENHGGSIGFETSPKGTAFLVVLPQ